A stretch of Rhizobium sp. TH2 DNA encodes these proteins:
- the rplL gene encoding 50S ribosomal protein L7/L12 has protein sequence MADLAKIVEDLSKLTVLEAAELSKMLEEAWGVSAAAPVAAAAVGGGAAPAAAVEEKTEFDVILMEAGANKINVIKEVRAITALGLKEAKDLVDGAPKPVKEAVSKAEAEDIKKKLEAAGAKVELK, from the coding sequence ATGGCTGATCTCGCAAAGATCGTTGAAGACCTCTCCAAGCTGACCGTCCTGGAAGCCGCTGAGCTTTCCAAGATGCTCGAAGAAGCATGGGGCGTTTCCGCCGCTGCTCCGGTCGCTGCTGCTGCCGTTGGCGGTGGTGCTGCTCCGGCTGCCGCTGTTGAAGAAAAGACCGAGTTCGACGTCATCCTGATGGAAGCCGGCGCGAACAAGATCAACGTGATCAAGGAAGTTCGTGCGATCACCGCCCTCGGCCTCAAGGAAGCCAAGGACCTGGTCGACGGCGCTCCGAAGCCGGTCAAGGAAGCTGTGTCGAAGGCTGAAGCCGAAGACATCAAGAAGAAGCTTGAAGCTGCTGGCGCCAAGGTCGAGCTCAAGTAA
- the rplJ gene encoding 50S ribosomal protein L10 → MDRAEKREFVSELNEVFKASGSVVVASYSGVTVAQMNDLRSKMRASGGTVKVAKNRLAKIALQGTESEKINNLFKGQTLICYSNDPIVAPKIASEFAKTNDKLVIIGGAMGSTGLDAEGVKALATLPSLDELRAKLVGMIQTPATRIAGILQAPAGQLARVFAAYAEKSEEAA, encoded by the coding sequence GTGGATAGAGCGGAAAAACGCGAATTCGTCTCCGAACTGAACGAGGTCTTCAAGGCTTCCGGCTCAGTCGTCGTGGCGAGCTATTCCGGCGTCACGGTCGCGCAGATGAACGATCTTCGTTCAAAGATGCGCGCATCCGGCGGCACCGTTAAAGTCGCGAAGAACCGCCTGGCCAAGATCGCTCTTCAGGGCACGGAGTCCGAAAAGATCAACAATCTTTTCAAGGGTCAGACGCTTATTTGCTATAGCAATGACCCGATTGTGGCTCCCAAGATCGCCTCTGAATTCGCCAAGACCAACGACAAGTTGGTCATCATTGGCGGAGCCATGGGCTCAACAGGTCTTGATGCCGAAGGCGTAAAAGCGCTTGCGACCCTTCCGTCGCTTGATGAACTGCGCGCGAAGCTGGTGGGTATGATTCAGACCCCCGCGACCCGCATCGCAGGTATTCTTCAGGCACCGGCAGGTCAGCTTGCTCGCGTGTTCGCAGCATATGCCGAGAAGAGCGAAGAAGCCGCATAA
- the rplA gene encoding 50S ribosomal protein L1: MAKIAKRIQKIREGVDPNKSYALSDAIKMVKERAVAKFDETVEIAMNLGVDPRHADQMVRGVVNLPNGTGRDVRVAVFARGAKADEAKAAGADIVGAEDLLDIVMGGKIDFDRCIATPDMMPLVGRLGKVLGPRGMMPNPKVGTVTVDVAGAVKASKGGAVEFRVEKAGIVHAGIGKASFAPDALEANIKAFADAVVRAKPAGAKGNYLKKIAISSTQGPGVKIDPATISA, from the coding sequence ATGGCTAAGATTGCAAAGCGCATCCAGAAGATCCGCGAAGGCGTTGACCCCAACAAGTCCTACGCGCTTTCCGATGCGATCAAGATGGTCAAGGAACGTGCCGTCGCCAAGTTCGACGAAACGGTCGAGATCGCCATGAACCTCGGCGTTGACCCCCGCCATGCCGACCAGATGGTCCGCGGCGTCGTCAACCTGCCGAACGGCACGGGCCGTGACGTTCGCGTCGCCGTCTTCGCTCGTGGCGCCAAGGCTGATGAAGCCAAGGCGGCCGGTGCAGACATCGTCGGTGCGGAAGACCTGCTCGACATCGTCATGGGCGGCAAGATCGATTTCGATCGCTGCATCGCGACCCCCGACATGATGCCGCTCGTCGGCCGTCTCGGCAAGGTTCTCGGCCCGCGCGGCATGATGCCGAACCCGAAGGTCGGCACCGTGACCGTCGACGTTGCCGGAGCCGTCAAGGCTTCCAAGGGCGGCGCCGTCGAGTTCCGCGTTGAAAAGGCTGGTATCGTGCATGCCGGCATCGGCAAGGCATCGTTTGCCCCGGACGCACTTGAAGCCAACATCAAGGCATTCGCAGACGCCGTCGTGCGTGCGAAGCCGGCTGGCGCCAAGGGCAACTACCTCAAGAAGATCGCGATCTCCTCGACCCAGGGTCCTGGCGTCAAGATCGATCCGGCCACGATTTCGGCCTGA
- the rplK gene encoding 50S ribosomal protein L11 has translation MAKKVAGQLKLQVKAGSANPSPPIGPALGQRGINIMEFCKSFNAATQEMEKGMPIPVVITYYQDKSFTFMMKQPPVSYFLKKEAKITSGSKTPGKGSSAGKLTRAQIQSIAEAKMKDLNAADIEGAMAMIEGSARAMGLTVEG, from the coding sequence ATGGCTAAGAAAGTAGCAGGCCAGCTCAAGCTGCAGGTCAAGGCAGGATCGGCAAACCCGTCCCCGCCTATCGGCCCCGCACTTGGTCAGCGTGGCATCAATATCATGGAATTCTGCAAGTCGTTCAACGCGGCTACGCAGGAAATGGAAAAGGGCATGCCGATTCCGGTCGTCATCACCTATTACCAGGACAAGTCCTTCACTTTTATGATGAAGCAGCCGCCGGTCAGCTACTTCCTCAAGAAGGAAGCCAAGATTACCTCGGGCTCCAAGACTCCGGGCAAGGGTTCTTCCGCTGGCAAGCTCACCAGGGCTCAGATCCAGTCGATCGCCGAAGCCAAGATGAAGGATCTCAACGCCGCCGATATCGAAGGCGCAATGGCCATGATCGAGGGCTCCGCCCGCGCCATGGGCCTGACGGTAGAGGGTTGA
- the nusG gene encoding transcription termination/antitermination protein NusG has protein sequence MAARWYIVHAYSNFEKKVAESIEEKARQKGLSHLFEKIVVPTEKVVEIRRGRKVDSERKFFPGYVMVRATLTDEAYHLIKNTPKVTGFLGSDSKPVPIPDHEADRILNQVQDGVEHPKPSVSFEIGEQVRVADGPFASFNGIVQDVDEERSRLKVEVSIFGRATPVELEYGQVEKV, from the coding sequence ATGGCGGCGCGCTGGTACATCGTCCACGCATATTCCAATTTCGAGAAGAAGGTTGCGGAATCGATCGAAGAGAAGGCTCGCCAGAAGGGCTTGAGCCATTTGTTCGAGAAGATCGTGGTTCCGACCGAGAAGGTGGTGGAAATTCGCCGCGGCCGCAAGGTCGATAGCGAGCGGAAGTTCTTCCCAGGCTATGTCATGGTCCGCGCGACGCTGACCGACGAGGCCTATCACCTGATCAAGAATACGCCCAAGGTCACGGGTTTCCTCGGTTCCGACTCCAAGCCGGTGCCGATCCCGGACCACGAAGCCGACCGCATCCTCAACCAGGTGCAGGACGGCGTCGAGCATCCCAAGCCGTCGGTCTCTTTCGAGATCGGCGAGCAGGTCCGGGTTGCCGATGGGCCCTTCGCCTCGTTCAACGGCATCGTTCAGGATGTCGACGAGGAACGCTCCCGCCTCAAGGTGGAAGTTTCGATTTTCGGCCGCGCAACGCCGGTCGAGCTTGAATACGGTCAGGTCGAAAAGGTCTGA
- the secE gene encoding preprotein translocase subunit SecE: MASKTNPFTFLQQVRSETSKVTWPTRRETMISTAMVFIMAGLAAIFFFAADLAMGWAISFILNAGN, translated from the coding sequence ATGGCATCCAAAACTAATCCGTTTACGTTTCTGCAGCAGGTTCGCTCAGAGACGTCGAAAGTGACTTGGCCCACGCGGCGCGAGACTATGATTTCCACCGCTATGGTTTTCATCATGGCTGGGCTGGCTGCAATATTTTTCTTTGCTGCGGATTTGGCGATGGGCTGGGCGATCAGCTTCATCCTGAACGCCGGCAACTGA
- the prfB gene encoding peptide chain release factor 2 (programmed frameshift) gives MRNEIVNVVDEIKQAVSLLRRHLDWDQAVRRLDWLNNKSEDPNLWNDPQEAQKLMRERQQLDDGISSVRKFEAELQENIDLIELGEMESDQEIIQVAEESLKAMLKEANRRQVEAMLSGEADSNDTYVEVHSGAGGTESQDWANMLLRMYTRWAERQGYKVEILEMHDGEEAGIKSATIMVKGHNAYGWMKTESGVHRLVRISPYDSNARRHTSFSSIWVYPVVDDSINIEINESDCRIDTYRASGSGGQHINTTDSAVRITHIPTGIAVACQQERSQHKNKAKAWDMLRSRLYEAELEKREAAANAEAASKTDIGWGHQIRSYVMQPYQMVKDLRTGVESSAPSDVLDGDISPFMEAALAHRISGKADAVTDDLS, from the exons ATGCGCAATGAAATCGTGAATGTCGTCGACGAGATCAAGCAGGCCGTAAGCCTGCTGAGGAGGCATCTT GACTGGGATCAGGCTGTAAGGCGGCTGGACTGGTTGAACAACAAGTCTGAAGACCCCAATCTCTGGAACGATCCGCAGGAAGCGCAGAAGCTGATGCGCGAGCGCCAGCAACTCGACGACGGCATTTCCAGCGTCCGCAAATTCGAGGCGGAACTGCAGGAGAATATCGATCTCATCGAACTCGGCGAGATGGAAAGCGACCAGGAGATCATCCAGGTGGCCGAGGAATCGCTGAAGGCGATGCTCAAGGAGGCCAACCGGCGTCAGGTCGAAGCAATGCTATCCGGCGAAGCCGACAGCAACGATACCTATGTCGAAGTCCATTCCGGCGCCGGCGGCACCGAGAGCCAGGACTGGGCCAACATGCTGCTGCGCATGTACACCCGCTGGGCCGAACGGCAGGGCTACAAGGTCGAGATCCTGGAAATGCATGACGGTGAAGAAGCCGGCATCAAATCCGCGACGATCATGGTCAAGGGCCACAATGCCTATGGCTGGATGAAGACCGAGTCGGGTGTGCACCGCCTCGTGCGCATTTCGCCCTATGATTCGAACGCGCGCCGCCACACATCCTTCTCGTCGATCTGGGTCTATCCCGTCGTCGACGACTCGATCAACATCGAGATCAACGAGAGCGATTGCCGAATCGACACCTATCGTGCCTCGGGTTCGGGTGGCCAGCACATCAACACGACCGACTCCGCCGTGCGCATCACGCATATCCCGACGGGAATCGCTGTGGCCTGCCAGCAGGAGCGCTCGCAGCACAAGAACAAGGCCAAGGCCTGGGACATGCTGCGTTCGCGTCTTTATGAGGCCGAACTCGAAAAGCGCGAGGCGGCGGCAAACGCCGAGGCGGCATCGAAAACCGATATCGGTTGGGGCCACCAGATCCGCTCCTATGTCATGCAGCCCTACCAGATGGTGAAGGATCTGCGCACGGGCGTCGAAAGCTCGGCGCCATCGGATGTGTTGGATGGCGACATCAGTCCGTTCATGGAAGCAGCGCTGGCGCACCGTATCAGCGGCAAGGCCGACGCGGTGACGGACGATCTGAGCTAG
- a CDS encoding DUF86 domain-containing protein, which translates to MLHEDRIRLRHMRESAVVATHFLKGRSRGDLEADLQFQFALVRAIEIVGEAASKISEDTRRANPEIEWQLIISMRNRLIHAYFDVSTDILWNTATEALPPLIQQLNALLEE; encoded by the coding sequence ATGCTGCATGAAGATCGCATTCGCCTGCGCCACATGCGTGAGTCCGCGGTAGTCGCGACACACTTTCTCAAGGGGCGCTCGCGAGGCGATCTTGAAGCTGACCTGCAGTTTCAGTTCGCGCTAGTTAGAGCAATCGAGATTGTCGGCGAAGCGGCCTCCAAGATCAGCGAAGATACGCGTCGGGCCAATCCAGAGATAGAGTGGCAACTTATAATCAGCATGCGAAACCGGCTAATACATGCCTATTTCGATGTTAGCACCGACATTCTTTGGAATACGGCAACCGAGGCACTGCCGCCTTTGATCCAACAGCTAAATGCCTTGTTGGAAGAATGA
- a CDS encoding nucleotidyltransferase family protein, producing MEIFSDRSALEAICKRHGIVRLSLFGSVLKGKATENSDVDLLVEFSETARPTYLDMARIEIELSVLLDGRKVDLRTANELSRYFRSDVLASAELQYAA from the coding sequence ATGGAAATATTTTCCGACAGATCTGCGCTTGAGGCGATATGCAAACGCCATGGAATCGTTCGGCTGTCGCTTTTTGGTTCCGTACTGAAGGGCAAGGCGACCGAAAACAGCGACGTCGATCTTCTCGTTGAATTCAGCGAAACTGCCCGGCCGACATACCTGGATATGGCCAGGATCGAAATTGAACTCTCGGTCCTGTTGGACGGCAGAAAAGTTGATTTGCGCACTGCGAATGAGTTGAGCAGATATTTCCGGAGCGATGTCCTGGCATCCGCGGAACTCCAATATGCTGCATGA